Genomic DNA from Deltaproteobacteria bacterium:
CAGCGGGATTCAGCACCTGCTCTTCCTGCGAGATGTAAATCCCAACACCGAAGCGGCCTTGGCGCGCGACGATATCGGTGATCACGCTCTGGCTCGACAGTTGTTCGTTAGGATAGGCGGGCAGCAGCCATTCGGTTTCGGAACCGGCGTTGCGCACGTTCGTGTAGTTCGGCGGCACTGGAACTCGGCGGCGCAAGTCGGGCTTGTCGTCTTTGGCCGTGCCATCATCGTTTTCCTTCAGGCTGAACGGCACCCAGCCCACAAGTGTGGGTGGTAACAGTCGCTGCTTATACCCCGCTTCTTTTGCGTAGGCATCGTCGAACCAAAGGGGGTTGCGGTCGTCGGTGGCGTCGGCGTAGCGGCGAATGTCCGAGTCGCCCATTACTAACAATGGGGTCAAGGGCGTTTTGCGGCCAATCCAGCTGCGGATTTCCGGTGTGACAATATCATTGGCATCCGCCATTTAGACCAACGCTCCCTTTTCTTGCAATGAATGTATTTCCTGGTCGGGTAATTTCAACCAATCGCGCAACACTTCCTCGGTTTGCTCGCCCAGGCTCGGCGCACTTCGCGGCTCGGGCAACGGCCCGGTGGAATAGTTAAATGGCAGCGCCGTTGTTAGCATTGTTCCGACGCGGGGCTCGTCCATCTTGTGAAAAACAGTCGTGCTAACTGAGTCGCTCATCAGATCGTCGATGCGCCGCACGCGCTCGGCGCAGACGCCGCCACTTTTCAACAGAGCCTCGGCTGCTTTGTGCGGCCGCTTCTTTGTCCACGCTTCGATGTGTTGATCAATCTCGTCGTGATGTTCCCGCCTGCCTTGTACCGATGCGAACCGTGCGTCCGATCCCCAGGCCGCATCACCGATTACCCGAAGCAACGCTTGCCATTGCTCATCGTTTTGCACGCTAATGGCACACCACTGGTCCTTGCCGGCGCAGCGGTAGACGCCTTGGGGCGCGACTTCTAAAGAGCGATTGCCGAGCCGCGGCGGTACCGTGCCATTCAGCGCGCTGGCGAGCAGCAATGGGCCAATCATCGATGCGCTGCATTCGAACTGGCTTAAGTCGAGCCGCGCGCCCTGGTTTGTTATATTTCGTTGCGTCAATGCCTGCTGCACGGCAAAACAGGCGTGCAGCCCGCCGACATAGTCGTTCCAAGAATTTGAGATCGCGGTCGGCGGGTCTCCCTCTGCGCCGGTAACGGTCATGAGTCCGCTATAGCCCTGCAGGTTCATGTTCATGCTCGTCCAGTCACTGCGCGGTCCAGAGTGGCCGTAGCCGGACATGCTAAGGTAAATGATTCCCGGATTAGACTTGCGCAGCTTTTCGTAGCCGAGTCCCAACCTCTCCAGAACTCCGGCGCTGAAGTTCTCTGCAATGACATCGGCCGACTGGGCAAGCCGCAAAGCGATGTCTTTCCCGGCCTCTTGTTTTAGATCGATCGCGATCGACCGCTTGTTGCGGTTGGTATTCAAGTAAGACGCGTGCCGCCCATCGGGCGCGACGTACCCCGACGGCCAAGGATAGTCGGGATGTTTGGTGCTCTCGACGCGCACGACGTCGGCGCCAAGGTCGGCGAGCAAGCGCGTACAAAACGGCCCGGCAAGCACATGGGTGAAGTCGAGCACGCGAACGCCGGTAAGCGGAGCTGTTGTTGTCATTTCACCGACGAATCTGACTCACCACGAAGGCACGATGGACACGAAGTTCGGAGACTATTATTTAATTTTTGTCTTCCCTTCGTGAGCTTCGTGTCTTCGTGGTGAGTATCATCCCTGTCATTTTACATGCAAACGTTGTAGTCGAGATCTTCCGAAATTATCGCATTGTTCGCGACGGCGCAGGGAACCAGGACATGTTCCGACGCAAGGCCATATTTGGTGAAAAAGCCGCGCGGTTCGGCGGCCACAGTAGGTAAGAATCCCAACGACACTGCCGACACGCCGATGCGGATTTTTTCCTGGCCAAGCGCAGGATTTTGGCCCACAGCGAGTAGTAAAAATGAGAGGGCGAAGGTGAGCTTGAGCATTGCGGCTTCTCCAATCGCACAGTTTTGAGGATATCGTTGCCTGTTCATAGAACTAATGTCAC
This window encodes:
- a CDS encoding MaoC family dehydratase; translated protein: MADANDIVTPEIRSWIGRKTPLTPLLVMGDSDIRRYADATDDRNPLWFDDAYAKEAGYKQRLLPPTLVGWVPFSLKENDDGTAKDDKPDLRRRVPVPPNYTNVRNAGSETEWLLPAYPNEQLSSQSVITDIVARQGRFGVGIYISQEEQVLNPAGQTVLRRRHTIALFPEKKI
- a CDS encoding CoA transferase produces the protein MTTTAPLTGVRVLDFTHVLAGPFCTRLLADLGADVVRVESTKHPDYPWPSGYVAPDGRHASYLNTNRNKRSIAIDLKQEAGKDIALRLAQSADVIAENFSAGVLERLGLGYEKLRKSNPGIIYLSMSGYGHSGPRSDWTSMNMNLQGYSGLMTVTGAEGDPPTAISNSWNDYVGGLHACFAVQQALTQRNITNQGARLDLSQFECSASMIGPLLLASALNGTVPPRLGNRSLEVAPQGVYRCAGKDQWCAISVQNDEQWQALLRVIGDAAWGSDARFASVQGRREHHDEIDQHIEAWTKKRPHKAAEALLKSGGVCAERVRRIDDLMSDSVSTTVFHKMDEPRVGTMLTTALPFNYSTGPLPEPRSAPSLGEQTEEVLRDWLKLPDQEIHSLQEKGALV